In Arthrobacter citreus, a single genomic region encodes these proteins:
- a CDS encoding toxic anion resistance protein — translation MSFSMQVVNEEEIKAVIEEQVKPVPEELVKLKEAAEANVAMIMELNTVSKETFDQRKEILQKVEAFGLQTMKSSANKNSLLKVSLGQLAKSGDEGGQVAKGLADLQLQLKDLDPGAIDFAKTGFLGKLFNPIRSYFQRFEKADIAIADIVKSLDKGKKVLENDNTTLEHEQLSLRMLSKTLEKEIQLGTLMDESIENQIEKAKVEGEEQEKIKFITEEVLYPLRQRVMDLQQMLVVNHQGDMSYEVVIRNNRELIRGVERAKTVTISALNTAVTVASALYNQKIVLQKITALNRTTNTIIEGTSRLLKEQGVAIQKQAMESAVSVETLKTSFTNVISAFESISTFKQEALPKMRQTILEFQELAEVGSQQIQRLEKGDRLGL, via the coding sequence ATGTCATTTTCGATGCAAGTTGTAAATGAAGAAGAAATCAAGGCAGTAATAGAAGAGCAAGTTAAGCCAGTGCCTGAGGAATTAGTTAAATTAAAAGAAGCAGCAGAAGCAAATGTTGCGATGATTATGGAATTAAATACCGTTTCAAAGGAAACATTTGATCAACGTAAGGAGATCCTACAAAAGGTAGAAGCATTCGGGCTACAAACGATGAAATCCTCTGCGAATAAAAATTCGCTACTCAAGGTTTCTCTCGGTCAACTAGCTAAAAGTGGTGATGAGGGTGGGCAAGTTGCAAAAGGATTAGCGGATTTACAGCTTCAATTAAAAGATTTAGACCCAGGAGCAATTGATTTCGCAAAAACTGGTTTTCTAGGAAAGTTATTTAATCCAATCCGATCATATTTTCAAAGATTTGAAAAAGCAGATATCGCAATTGCTGATATTGTGAAATCACTTGATAAAGGGAAAAAAGTACTTGAAAATGACAACACAACATTAGAGCATGAACAGCTTTCGCTTCGAATGCTTTCAAAAACATTAGAAAAAGAAATTCAACTTGGAACATTAATGGATGAGTCAATTGAAAATCAAATTGAAAAAGCAAAAGTCGAGGGAGAAGAGCAGGAGAAAATAAAATTCATTACTGAAGAAGTTCTCTATCCACTACGACAAAGAGTAATGGATTTACAGCAAATGTTAGTAGTTAATCATCAAGGAGATATGTCATATGAGGTGGTTATTCGAAATAACAGAGAGCTAATACGTGGTGTTGAACGTGCTAAAACAGTGACCATTTCCGCATTAAACACAGCAGTAACAGTTGCTAGTGCATTATATAATCAAAAAATTGTATTGCAAAAAATAACTGCTTTAAATCGAACTACAAATACAATCATTGAAGGAACATCCAGATTATTAAAAGAACAAGGAGTTGCTATACAAAAACAAGCGATGGAATCGGCTGTTTCTGTTGAGACGCTTAAAACTTCTTTTACAAACGTTATATCTGCGTTTGAATCGATTAGTACATTTAAACAAGAGGCATTACCAAAAATGCGTCAAACAATCTTGGAATTTCAAGAATTAGCTGAAGTCGGATCTCAACAAATTCAACGGCTTGAAAAAGGGGACCGACTTGGCTTATAA
- a CDS encoding S8 family serine peptidase translates to MKHVAPFNSRGPAWLTFDIKPEITAPGVNVYSTIPFYMDGGNGNYDYSYDRYSGISMASPHVAGVVALLKAAHPNLSQLDIKSILMNTAENDIPANVENVEVEVKVPGHLSTKLQINEINDLINSKYAGSFIKLPNTMLTPGDIHGDDVIDVLDAVEIKKYLGTENRSADINFDGTVNKQDMWSVYLYYLAINDAILNAPQPKETYNGETLQDNMNELGIKF, encoded by the coding sequence ATGAAGCATGTAGCTCCATTTAATAGCCGTGGACCAGCTTGGCTGACATTTGACATAAAGCCTGAAATAACCGCACCTGGTGTCAATGTTTATTCTACAATTCCTTTTTATATGGATGGTGGAAACGGTAATTATGACTACTCATATGACCGATATTCCGGAATCTCAATGGCTTCACCTCATGTTGCCGGCGTAGTTGCGTTACTAAAAGCAGCCCATCCGAACTTAAGTCAATTAGATATCAAATCGATTTTAATGAACACGGCAGAAAATGATATTCCTGCAAATGTTGAAAATGTGGAAGTAGAAGTAAAAGTTCCAGGTCATTTATCTACTAAATTACAAATTAATGAAATAAATGATTTGATTAATTCTAAATATGCAGGTAGTTTTATTAAGCTTCCAAATACTATGCTTACTCCTGGAGATATACATGGAGATGATGTAATTGATGTATTGGATGCAGTAGAAATCAAAAAATATTTGGGAACAGAAAACCGTTCAGCTGATATTAATTTTGATGGTACTGTAAATAAACAAGATATGTGGAGTGTTTATTTATATTATTTAGCTATAAATGATGCTATTTTAAACGCACCTCAACCAAAAGAAACCTATAATGGAGAGACATTGCAAGATAATATGAATGAACTGGGAATTAAATTTTAA
- a CDS encoding AraC family transcriptional regulator, whose product MSEINYSKQNELTELIERYTSHEGVNETVIDSLFFIRESNITEPKYRVYKPSLCIVVSGVKELLLANESYKYGPGNYLVASVDLPVTGQVIESTPNSPYLAFRLEFSPNQIVEILTETKISTNSKENAKRAIFVSQLEVSLLDAVIRLVRLLDSPEDIPILAPIFKKEILYRVLRGQHGGILQQIAIEGSTTNRISEVIEQIKMNFYKSLRIEELADIANMSVSSLHRHFKEVTAMSPLQFQKHLRLQEARLLLMSESSDAAEIAFRVGYESPSQFSREYSRLFGFPPKEDIKRLRAK is encoded by the coding sequence ATGTCTGAAATAAATTATTCGAAACAAAATGAATTAACCGAACTAATTGAGCGCTATACGAGCCATGAAGGAGTTAACGAGACAGTAATTGACTCATTATTTTTCATCCGAGAATCAAACATTACTGAACCTAAATACAGAGTATATAAACCTTCACTTTGTATTGTAGTTTCAGGTGTAAAGGAATTATTACTAGCAAATGAAAGTTATAAATATGGTCCTGGAAATTATTTAGTCGCTTCTGTTGATTTACCAGTTACAGGACAAGTTATTGAATCTACACCAAACTCTCCGTATCTGGCTTTTAGACTTGAATTTAGTCCAAATCAGATTGTAGAAATTTTAACTGAAACTAAAATTTCTACAAATTCAAAGGAAAATGCGAAAAGAGCGATCTTTGTAAGTCAATTAGAGGTATCACTTTTAGATGCAGTGATTAGACTAGTCCGATTATTAGATTCACCTGAAGATATCCCAATTCTAGCTCCGATCTTTAAAAAAGAAATTCTATACCGAGTTTTACGAGGACAGCACGGGGGAATATTGCAACAAATTGCAATAGAAGGTAGCACGACAAATCGTATAAGTGAAGTAATTGAACAAATAAAAATGAATTTTTACAAGTCTTTACGTATTGAAGAGCTTGCTGATATAGCAAATATGAGTGTTTCTTCACTTCATAGACACTTTAAGGAGGTGACTGCGATGAGTCCCCTTCAATTTCAGAAACATTTAAGATTACAGGAAGCACGACTATTATTAATGTCTGAATCTTCTGATGCAGCAGAAATTGCTTTCCGAGTTGGGTATGAAAGTCCATCCCAATTTAGTAGAGAATACTCTCGTTTATTTGGTTTCCCACCAAAAGAAGACATTAAACGTCTGAGAGCGAAATAA
- a CDS encoding Cof-type HAD-IIB family hydrolase has protein sequence MSKENLSSIKKAQQQGHIIMILSGRSPSSIHDEMTKYELNCPIGGHNGSALYVDGKLIELNSLRRNQIQKLALEVEKEALPYNISTKKGIFAPRNWNERFEQVISSGRVPEEYFENKHFKMFTTPPTVYGHSLFNNVQEVINNDDFSILKFLILALDPKQKERLQKSLRLIDGTFLTSSSPFNLEFTHQHGNKGYRLKAMATYFKIPLENTIAIGDEKNDIPMFNIAGLSIAMENAEEEVKLSSDLVTLSNDENGVAYAFEKYIFKESNVL, from the coding sequence ATAAGCAAAGAAAATTTAAGTTCAATCAAAAAGGCTCAACAGCAAGGGCATATCATTATGATTTTATCCGGTCGTTCACCAAGTTCTATTCATGATGAAATGACAAAATACGAATTAAATTGTCCGATTGGAGGTCACAATGGTTCCGCATTATATGTAGATGGAAAATTAATTGAACTAAATTCTTTAAGAAGAAATCAAATACAAAAGCTTGCGTTAGAAGTTGAAAAAGAAGCCTTACCTTACAATATTTCTACCAAAAAGGGCATTTTTGCACCTCGGAATTGGAATGAACGTTTCGAACAAGTTATTTCGTCGGGGCGAGTTCCTGAAGAATACTTCGAAAATAAACACTTCAAAATGTTTACTACACCTCCAACTGTATATGGGCATTCGCTATTTAATAATGTTCAAGAAGTTATTAATAATGATGATTTTAGTATTCTAAAGTTTCTTATTTTAGCGCTAGATCCAAAGCAAAAAGAGAGGCTTCAAAAGAGTTTAAGACTAATAGATGGGACTTTTCTAACTAGCTCATCACCATTTAATCTAGAGTTCACACATCAACATGGAAATAAGGGGTATAGGTTAAAAGCAATGGCTACATATTTTAAAATTCCTTTAGAAAATACAATTGCAATTGGAGATGAGAAAAATGATATTCCAATGTTTAATATAGCAGGCTTATCAATAGCTATGGAAAACGCAGAAGAAGAGGTTAAGCTCTCTAGTGATTTGGTTACATT